One Candidatus Aminicenantes bacterium DNA window includes the following coding sequences:
- a CDS encoding 50S ribosomal protein L13, whose translation MNRTFVPKNDINAGKWWLIDAEGQVLGRLATEIARLLQGRHKPEYTPYFNNGDFVVVVNAEKIRLTGAKTEQKRYYRHSGYLGGIKEISYPRMLAAHPERIIFHAVRGMMPKNRISRQAIKKLKVFKGPEHRHAAQRPESINIQGGTR comes from the coding sequence ATGAACCGGACGTTTGTACCAAAAAATGATATCAATGCCGGCAAATGGTGGTTGATCGACGCCGAGGGGCAGGTACTGGGTCGCCTGGCCACTGAAATCGCCCGCTTGCTTCAGGGGCGCCACAAACCGGAATACACTCCCTATTTCAATAACGGCGATTTCGTGGTGGTGGTCAACGCAGAGAAAATCCGCCTGACAGGCGCCAAAACGGAACAAAAAAGATATTATCGACATTCCGGATATCTGGGCGGCATCAAGGAGATCAGTTATCCCCGCATGCTGGCCGCCCATCCGGAAAGGATCATCTTTCACGCCGTCAGGGGCATGATGCCCAAAAACCGCATCAGCCGCCAGGCAATAAAGAAACTGAAGGTTTTTAAAGGCCCGGAACATCGCCACGCGGCACAGAGACCCGAAAG
- a CDS encoding aminotransferase class V-fold PLP-dependent enzyme, with amino-acid sequence MRVGLHKQCGLDKTDFFRRLDMNQLRRAIVGVDRELPLLHGGTAPYVNFDNAASTPDLRRVLDRVTAFMDFYSSIHRGTGFKSRLSSQAYEISRSLAGEFVGIDPEEYVVIFGKNATEAINKLSYRLRPSPEKAIIVSLLEHHSNDLPWRHQGRVLHAPVLCTDGRIDLEGLEMMIREHRHDLALVAISGASNVTGHLTPLREVGAMAHAAGAWFMVDGAQLVPHKPVDMTADEIDFLTYSAHKMYAPFGTGVLVARRSLMPDETPPEYPGGGTARYVSLTDVAWDDLPFRDESGSPNVVGAVALAEAIRFFQEVGFPRLERIEHALTTRLLQGLGRLLGIEIYGNPDPFDLDQRLGVVPFNMEDIPHALLAAVLAHEYGIGVRNGCFCAHPYIKCLLGINGEAEKRLSEEIRRNDRRELPGAVRISFGFYNEAWEVDRLLGALERYGHAEAVWPRLMD; translated from the coding sequence ATGCGGGTTGGATTGCACAAGCAGTGTGGATTGGATAAAACGGATTTTTTCCGGAGGCTAGATATGAACCAGTTGCGCAGGGCTATCGTGGGAGTGGATCGCGAATTACCTTTGTTACACGGGGGAACCGCCCCCTATGTCAATTTTGATAACGCTGCGTCGACTCCCGATTTGCGCCGGGTGTTGGACCGCGTTACTGCGTTCATGGACTTCTACAGTTCCATTCATCGGGGAACCGGATTCAAATCACGTCTTTCTTCGCAGGCTTATGAAATTTCCCGCAGCCTGGCCGGTGAATTCGTAGGTATCGACCCTGAGGAATATGTGGTGATCTTCGGGAAAAATGCCACCGAAGCCATCAACAAACTCTCTTACCGACTGCGACCTTCCCCGGAAAAGGCAATCATTGTTTCTCTCTTGGAGCACCATTCCAACGATTTGCCCTGGCGCCATCAGGGGCGGGTCCTCCATGCGCCGGTTCTCTGCACGGACGGTAGAATCGACCTGGAGGGTTTGGAAATGATGATCCGGGAACACCGGCATGATCTGGCGCTGGTGGCCATCAGCGGGGCTTCCAACGTCACCGGTCACCTAACCCCGCTGCGCGAGGTTGGCGCCATGGCCCATGCGGCCGGGGCCTGGTTCATGGTGGACGGCGCACAATTGGTGCCTCACAAGCCGGTGGACATGACAGCCGATGAAATCGATTTCCTGACCTATTCGGCGCACAAGATGTATGCCCCTTTCGGAACCGGCGTGCTGGTGGCGCGGCGCAGCCTGATGCCCGATGAGACCCCACCCGAATACCCCGGCGGCGGAACGGCCCGTTACGTGTCGCTGACGGATGTTGCCTGGGACGATCTCCCTTTCAGGGACGAATCCGGAAGCCCCAACGTGGTGGGAGCCGTAGCCCTTGCCGAAGCCATCCGGTTTTTTCAGGAGGTCGGATTCCCTCGCCTTGAGCGTATTGAACATGCCCTGACCACTCGATTGCTGCAGGGGTTGGGGCGGTTGCTCGGAATTGAGATTTACGGCAATCCCGACCCGTTTGACCTGGATCAACGGCTGGGAGTGGTGCCGTTCAACATGGAGGATATCCCTCATGCTCTGTTGGCGGCCGTACTTGCTCATGAATACGGTATCGGTGTCCGCAACGGATGTTTCTGCGCTCATCCCTACATAAAGTGCCTTTTGGGAATTAATGGCGAAGCGGAAAAGCGCCTGAGTGAAGAAATCCGCCGCAATGATCGCCGCGAATTGCCTGGTGCGGTTCGCATCTCTTTTGGATTTTACAATGAAGCCTGGGAGGTGGATCGTCTTCTGGGCGCACTGGAGAGATATGGGCACGCAGAAGCAGTCTGGCCCAGGCTTATGGATTGA
- a CDS encoding DUF507 family protein → MRLNRHQIEHMAFALVKGLLRDQTILTEDRDKMVAEIQELISRELEKEDHLDEQVKEILKEKLNDIRNSNIDYYEMFKMVKSKLAEKENIIL, encoded by the coding sequence ATGCGACTGAACCGGCACCAGATCGAGCACATGGCCTTTGCATTGGTTAAGGGCTTACTGCGCGATCAAACCATTTTAACGGAAGATCGCGACAAAATGGTTGCGGAAATCCAGGAATTGATCAGTCGCGAACTGGAAAAGGAGGATCACCTGGATGAGCAGGTTAAAGAGATTTTAAAGGAAAAATTAAACGATATCCGCAATTCAAATATTGATTACTACGAGATGTTCAAAATGGTCAAGTCCAAATTGGCGGAAAAGGAGAACATCATCCTATGA
- a CDS encoding DUF507 family protein codes for MTLKLSRNKVNHLTRLIVEYIENNEELDYREDVTGIRFKVFNLIMDELHFFQEIEDRARMRVNSQKRSVPEGSREWEILFRKYTNEEFDKLGRLWD; via the coding sequence ATGACCCTGAAACTTTCCCGCAACAAGGTCAACCACCTTACCCGCCTGATCGTTGAATACATAGAAAACAACGAGGAACTGGACTATCGCGAGGATGTGACCGGTATCCGTTTCAAGGTTTTTAACCTCATCATGGACGAGCTTCATTTTTTTCAAGAGATTGAAGATCGAGCCCGCATGCGGGTAAACTCCCAGAAACGCAGCGTTCCCGAAGGTTCGCGTGAGTGGGAGATTCTGTTCCGCAAATACACCAACGAAGAGTTTGACAAACTGGGTCGTCTCTGGGACTGA
- a CDS encoding Na(+)-translocating NADH-quinone reductase subunit A: MKTIRTRKGLTVPLKGAPDQIVYPAADVTQVGISALDYPGLKPRLRVKEGDRVKRGEPLLTDKVHPAIHFVSPAGGRVVSIHRGARRVLEGIAVEVDGDDVVEFKVPGNGKPDPDAIRSALLSSGLWPVIRMRPFEMVADPDVPPQALFVTAMDTQPHAPRISAMLAGREEDFRSGMRLLSRLAGVPVFLCRDPGTELPLTDLSGDVREVVFQGPHPAGNVGTHIHFLSPVCRGRRVWHVGFQDVLAIGEFFRSGCLPVERILSLAGPAVRQPRLLRTRLGASLPELTRGEVISGDIRLISGSVLTGFTVTSGRRFLGRYHQQVSALREGGRRRFLGWLYPGFSLFSAKGVVASHFMPRRDLDLNTDIHGGRRAIIPTGVLESVCPLDILSTPLMRALMVDDLEDAEKLGVLELAEEDVALFSFVSASKLDYAEALRRNLETIRKEG; encoded by the coding sequence ATGAAGACAATCAGGACACGCAAGGGCTTGACCGTTCCTTTAAAAGGGGCGCCGGATCAAATCGTTTATCCCGCTGCCGACGTCACTCAAGTGGGGATATCCGCTCTGGATTATCCGGGCCTGAAACCCCGTCTGCGGGTGAAAGAGGGTGACCGCGTCAAGCGTGGCGAACCGTTGCTCACCGACAAGGTTCACCCTGCAATCCACTTTGTTTCTCCGGCCGGCGGGAGGGTTGTATCCATTCATCGCGGCGCTCGCCGGGTATTGGAGGGAATCGCCGTCGAAGTTGATGGCGATGATGTGGTTGAGTTCAAGGTTCCCGGTAATGGTAAACCAGATCCGGACGCTATCCGCAGTGCTTTGCTGAGCTCCGGTTTGTGGCCGGTCATCCGCATGCGCCCTTTTGAAATGGTCGCCGATCCCGATGTTCCTCCCCAGGCACTCTTTGTAACGGCCATGGACACACAACCTCATGCACCTCGAATATCGGCCATGTTGGCCGGGCGTGAAGAGGATTTCCGTTCGGGAATGCGGCTGTTGAGCCGCCTGGCTGGTGTGCCGGTTTTCCTTTGCCGGGACCCGGGCACGGAGCTGCCCCTTACAGATCTTTCCGGGGATGTACGGGAGGTGGTCTTCCAAGGCCCGCATCCAGCGGGAAACGTCGGCACCCATATCCATTTCCTCTCTCCGGTTTGCCGCGGGCGCCGGGTGTGGCACGTGGGTTTCCAGGATGTGTTGGCGATTGGCGAGTTTTTTCGTAGCGGTTGTTTGCCGGTTGAAAGGATTCTGTCCTTGGCCGGTCCCGCCGTTCGTCAACCCCGCCTGTTGCGAACCCGCCTGGGGGCCTCTTTGCCCGAGTTGACCCGGGGTGAAGTGATCAGTGGAGACATACGGCTGATATCCGGCTCCGTGTTGACCGGGTTCACTGTCACTTCCGGTCGCCGGTTCCTGGGACGTTATCACCAGCAGGTGTCCGCACTGCGGGAAGGAGGGCGCCGGCGTTTTCTGGGGTGGCTTTATCCGGGATTCTCGCTCTTTTCCGCAAAGGGCGTTGTGGCCTCACACTTCATGCCCCGCCGCGACCTGGATCTCAACACGGACATTCACGGAGGACGCCGGGCCATCATCCCCACCGGTGTGCTGGAATCCGTTTGTCCCCTGGATATTCTGTCGACGCCATTGATGCGGGCGTTGATGGTGGACGATCTTGAAGATGCGGAGAAATTGGGTGTGTTGGAGCTGGCTGAAGAGGATGTGGCCCTGTTTTCATTTGTCTCCGCCTCCAAACTGGATTATGCGGAAGCGTTGCGGCGGAACCTGGAAACCATCAGGAAGGAAGGATAG
- a CDS encoding NADH:ubiquinone reductase (Na(+)-transporting) subunit B, which yields MLDHFGKNWFGENGRWRRWFPLYEAVDTFLYSPGKVTRSAPHIRDAMDLKRMMVTVVIALIPAVLMALYNTGLQANLAIAGADAMPLPGWRAGLMQWLGLGFSPDSVLDCAVHGMMYFIPLYFVTMVVGGAWEVAFAVVRGHEVSEGFLVTGLLFPLILPPTLPLWMAAVGISFGVVIGKEVFGGVGMNIINPALAARMFLFFAYPLQFSSAGAWIAVDGFSRATPLAQLADPVLSLSVTWKNAFLGFIPGSMGETSVVACMLGALVLVVTGVGSWRIIVSVLAGVVGTALFFNLLGSATNPMFALPPHWHLVLGGLMFGTVFMATDPVTAAMTNCGRVAYGLLIGVMVILIRVVNPAFPEGIMLAILFANITAPVLDRLVINANIKRRMIRYGLR from the coding sequence ATGCTCGATCATTTTGGGAAAAATTGGTTCGGCGAGAATGGCCGCTGGCGCCGTTGGTTTCCCCTGTATGAGGCCGTTGACACTTTTCTCTATTCTCCCGGCAAGGTAACCCGTTCGGCGCCCCATATCCGCGATGCCATGGATCTGAAGCGCATGATGGTCACGGTTGTTATCGCCTTGATTCCCGCCGTGCTGATGGCCTTGTACAACACCGGACTGCAGGCCAACCTGGCCATTGCCGGCGCGGACGCCATGCCGTTGCCGGGGTGGCGTGCGGGCCTGATGCAATGGCTGGGCCTGGGGTTTTCACCGGATTCCGTCCTCGACTGTGCCGTCCACGGCATGATGTATTTCATTCCGCTCTATTTCGTTACCATGGTGGTCGGGGGCGCCTGGGAAGTGGCGTTCGCCGTTGTCCGCGGTCATGAGGTCAGCGAAGGCTTCCTGGTAACAGGATTGCTCTTTCCCCTGATCCTCCCGCCCACGCTTCCCCTGTGGATGGCCGCCGTCGGGATTTCTTTCGGTGTCGTGATTGGAAAAGAGGTGTTTGGGGGCGTGGGCATGAACATTATCAACCCCGCCCTGGCGGCACGCATGTTTCTTTTCTTTGCATATCCTTTGCAGTTTTCCAGTGCCGGCGCCTGGATCGCCGTGGATGGATTCAGCCGCGCCACTCCCCTGGCGCAGCTGGCCGATCCCGTGCTTTCTCTCTCTGTGACCTGGAAGAATGCATTCCTTGGTTTTATTCCCGGGTCCATGGGGGAAACTTCGGTGGTGGCATGCATGCTGGGCGCACTGGTGCTTGTCGTGACCGGGGTGGGCTCCTGGCGCATCATCGTCTCCGTACTGGCGGGGGTCGTAGGTACGGCTTTGTTTTTCAACCTGTTGGGCAGTGCCACAAATCCCATGTTTGCCTTGCCCCCTCACTGGCACCTCGTACTCGGCGGGTTGATGTTCGGCACCGTGTTCATGGCCACGGACCCCGTAACCGCGGCCATGACAAATTGCGGAAGGGTGGCTTACGGCCTGTTGATTGGTGTCATGGTGATTTTGATCCGCGTGGTGAACCCCGCTTTCCCGGAGGGCATCATGCTGGCGATTCTGTTTGCCAACATTACAGCACCGGTGCTCGACCGCTTGGTGATCAACGCCAACATCAAGAGGAGGATGATCCGTTATGGCCTCAGATAG
- a CDS encoding Na(+)-translocating NADH-quinone reductase subunit C has translation MASDSKSRILLVTLAVCSVCAVLVSVAAVGLKPRQEVNQRMEKLRNILDAGGLLNGGVDVAEMYNRRIEAEFIRLVDGAPMPEKSVPRGVTPETFDFRRLATGAETGRSLGSEDDLAGLRRIPEFMPIYLVRDAAGKVLKVILPVAGKGLWSTMFGFLALDSDLRTIRGFTFYDHGETPGLGGEIDNPRWQEKWQGKLAFAADGQVMIEVLRGRVEPGDPLAPYRVDGISGATKTTQGVQGLVRFWLGENGYGPFLDRAAQEGLNEAL, from the coding sequence ATGGCCTCAGATAGCAAGAGCAGGATCCTCCTGGTTACCCTTGCCGTGTGTTCAGTATGCGCGGTACTGGTTTCCGTGGCCGCGGTGGGGCTGAAACCCCGCCAGGAAGTGAATCAGCGCATGGAAAAGTTGCGCAATATCCTTGATGCCGGAGGCCTGCTCAATGGCGGCGTGGATGTGGCGGAAATGTACAACCGCCGTATTGAGGCGGAGTTCATCCGTCTTGTCGACGGGGCTCCCATGCCGGAAAAGAGCGTTCCCCGCGGAGTGACACCGGAAACCTTTGACTTCCGCCGCCTGGCGACAGGAGCAGAAACGGGCCGCTCACTCGGGTCGGAAGACGATTTGGCGGGGTTACGGCGGATTCCCGAATTCATGCCAATTTATTTGGTCAGGGATGCCGCCGGAAAAGTTTTAAAGGTAATCCTGCCCGTGGCGGGCAAAGGCCTATGGTCGACCATGTTCGGTTTCCTGGCTCTCGATTCCGACCTGCGAACCATCCGGGGATTCACTTTCTACGATCATGGAGAAACACCAGGCCTGGGCGGCGAAATCGACAATCCCCGCTGGCAGGAGAAATGGCAGGGAAAGCTTGCTTTTGCCGCGGATGGCCAAGTAATGATTGAAGTGTTGCGTGGCCGTGTGGAGCCCGGGGATCCGCTCGCGCCATATCGTGTGGACGGCATATCCGGGGCCACCAAGACCACCCAGGGAGTTCAAGGGCTTGTCCGCTTCTGGCTGGGCGAGAATGGGTACGGCCCGTTTTTGGACCGTGCCGCACAGGAGGGCTTGAATGAGGCTCTTTAA
- a CDS encoding NADH:ubiquinone reductase (Na(+)-transporting) subunit D, whose translation MRLFKKTLLEPVIRNNPIAIQVLGICSALAVTSRLDTTLIMCLAVIFVTTFSNVSISMIRNHIPSSVRIIVEMTIIASLVIIADQLIRAYFFDVSKQLSVYVGLIITNCIIMGRAEAFALQNPPWPSLLDGFGNGLGYSVILIAVAVVRELFGQGKLLGVSIIPLDTEGGWYTANGVLLLPASAFFLIGGLIWIIRTIHKDLAEEA comes from the coding sequence ATGAGGCTCTTTAAAAAGACATTGCTCGAGCCGGTGATCCGCAACAACCCGATCGCCATCCAGGTGCTGGGGATCTGCTCCGCCCTGGCGGTCACATCCCGCCTGGACACCACCCTGATCATGTGTCTGGCGGTGATTTTCGTGACTACTTTTTCCAACGTCTCCATCAGCATGATTCGCAACCATATTCCGTCCAGTGTACGCATCATCGTGGAGATGACGATTATCGCTTCTTTGGTGATCATTGCAGACCAGTTGATCCGGGCCTACTTCTTTGATGTCAGCAAGCAGTTGTCCGTGTACGTGGGGCTGATTATTACGAATTGCATTATCATGGGGCGTGCCGAGGCTTTTGCGTTGCAGAACCCTCCCTGGCCGAGTCTGCTGGATGGTTTTGGAAACGGCCTGGGATACAGCGTGATTTTGATCGCGGTGGCGGTGGTAAGAGAGCTGTTCGGGCAGGGCAAGCTACTGGGTGTATCCATTATCCCCCTCGACACAGAGGGAGGATGGTACACGGCCAACGGTGTGCTGTTGCTGCCGGCCAGCGCTTTTTTTCTGATCGGGGGGTTGATCTGGATCATCCGCACCATTCACAAAGACCTGGCGGAAGAGGCCTGA
- the nqrE gene encoding NADH:ubiquinone reductase (Na(+)-transporting) subunit E, translating to MEHYISLFVKSIFIDNIALSLFLGMCTFLAVSRRVDTAAGLGVAVVVVQSITVPVNNLIHNHVLREGALAWAGLGGADLSFLGLITYIGVIAAMVQILEMALDKFFPRLYNALGIFLPLITVNCAILGGSLFMVERDYTFAESVVFGLGSGVGWALAIVMLAGLREKMKYSRVPAGLRGLGITFITAGLMAIIFMLFSGIQL from the coding sequence CTGGAACACTATATCAGCCTGTTTGTGAAGTCGATTTTCATTGACAATATCGCCCTGTCCCTGTTTCTGGGTATGTGCACCTTTCTGGCCGTATCCCGGCGGGTGGACACCGCTGCCGGCCTTGGGGTGGCCGTGGTCGTGGTGCAATCCATCACGGTGCCGGTCAACAACCTGATCCACAACCACGTGTTGCGGGAAGGCGCCCTTGCATGGGCCGGCCTTGGGGGGGCGGACCTGAGTTTTCTGGGCCTGATCACGTATATCGGGGTAATCGCAGCCATGGTACAGATTCTGGAAATGGCCCTGGATAAGTTTTTTCCCCGCTTGTACAATGCCTTGGGTATTTTTCTGCCCTTGATTACGGTCAACTGCGCCATTCTCGGGGGATCGCTGTTTATGGTGGAAAGGGATTACACGTTTGCCGAAAGTGTGGTTTTCGGTCTAGGCTCCGGGGTCGGCTGGGCCCTGGCCATCGTAATGCTTGCCGGCCTCAGGGAAAAAATGAAATACAGCCGTGTGCCGGCGGGGCTGCGTGGTTTGGGAATCACTTTTATCACCGCCGGCTTGATGGCCATCATTTTTATGCTTTTCTCGGGTATCCAATTGTAG
- a CDS encoding NADH:ubiquinone reductase (Na(+)-transporting) subunit F — translation MELIALGVAMFILIVLILVAFILLARSKLVATGNVTVIVNQNPDRSLVVPVGGKLLNALTEKEIYLPSACGGSGTCGTCKLKITSGGGDVLPTERSLLSRREVREQFRLSCQVPVKDNMEIEVPPEIFSVQRWQCRVRFNRCVATFIKELVLELPAGENVNFRAGGYIQVEAPPHRLSFADFQIDDEYRQDWERLDLFRLSSKVAEPVTRAYSMANYPEEKGIIMLNVRIALPPSGKTGLPPGAMSSWIFNLKSKDRVTISGPYGEFFARDTDNEMVFIGGGAGMAPMRSHILDQLKRLRTQRRISFWYGARSLREMFYTEEFDRLAEEYDNFDWTMALSDPLPEDDWQGPVGFIHQVVYDRYLKDHPAPEDCEYYICGPPLMLNAVLQMLNSLGVEPENILYDDFGN, via the coding sequence TTGGAGTTGATCGCTTTGGGGGTGGCCATGTTCATCCTCATTGTCCTGATATTGGTCGCATTCATCCTGTTGGCGCGGTCCAAACTGGTGGCCACCGGCAATGTGACCGTAATCGTCAACCAGAACCCCGACCGCAGCCTGGTGGTGCCGGTGGGTGGTAAACTCCTGAACGCTCTGACCGAAAAAGAAATATACCTACCTTCCGCATGTGGCGGAAGCGGGACTTGCGGCACTTGCAAACTGAAAATCACTTCCGGTGGAGGAGATGTCCTGCCCACGGAACGGTCTCTGCTCAGTCGCAGGGAAGTCCGCGAACAATTCCGCCTTTCCTGTCAGGTTCCGGTGAAAGACAACATGGAAATCGAGGTGCCGCCGGAGATCTTCAGCGTACAACGCTGGCAATGCCGTGTGCGTTTCAATCGTTGTGTGGCCACGTTTATCAAGGAGTTGGTGCTCGAACTGCCTGCAGGCGAAAACGTGAATTTCCGTGCCGGCGGGTACATTCAGGTCGAGGCCCCGCCCCATCGCTTGAGTTTTGCGGATTTTCAAATTGACGATGAGTATCGGCAAGACTGGGAACGCCTGGACCTGTTTCGCCTTTCTTCAAAGGTCGCCGAGCCCGTAACCCGGGCATACTCCATGGCCAACTATCCGGAAGAAAAGGGCATCATCATGTTGAATGTGCGCATCGCCCTGCCCCCGTCGGGGAAAACGGGTCTGCCTCCGGGAGCCATGTCTTCCTGGATTTTCAACCTGAAGTCGAAAGACAGGGTAACGATATCGGGTCCATATGGAGAGTTCTTTGCCCGGGATACAGACAACGAAATGGTTTTTATCGGCGGTGGTGCGGGCATGGCTCCCATGCGCTCCCATATCCTGGATCAACTGAAGCGACTGCGCACGCAGCGGCGCATTTCGTTCTGGTATGGGGCGCGCAGCCTGCGGGAAATGTTTTACACCGAGGAATTTGATCGCCTGGCCGAGGAATATGACAATTTCGACTGGACCATGGCGCTCTCAGACCCCCTGCCTGAAGATGACTGGCAGGGGCCGGTGGGTTTTATCCATCAGGTTGTTTACGACCGGTATCTGAAAGATCATCCCGCACCCGAGGATTGCGAGTATTATATATGTGGTCCTCCCCTGATGCTCAATGCGGTACTGCAGATGTTAAACAGCCTGGGAGTGGAGCCGGAGAATATCCTTTACGATGACTTTGGAAACTAA